AGGTTTTTTTTACTGGAGCGCCACCTCGACCGTTGCCCCAAATGCCAGGGCTGTATCCTTGACGATGAAGCGATCCGGGCCATGGGGACGACCGCCGCCGCCCTGCAGGCGGAGCTTCCCTTGTGGCCTGTACCTGCAGCCCGCCCTAAAGCAGCACGGACGCTGCGCTTGAGATGGCGTTATGCTTTCGGCCTTTCGCTGGTTGCGGCTCTGGTCTGCGTGGCGATCACAGTAATTCGTTTTGCGCCAACCCCATCAGTTCTAGCAAAGGGCACGATTCGGGAAATAGAAGAAATTGATGAATCAAAAGTTTTTGCCGTACTTTCGGCCGAAATCGGCGCTGAACCGGCCCGTTCGGTCATTTTTAAACCCCGGCAACCCGGGATGACAATCGTTTGGTTCGAAAAAATTATAAATTAATCTCAGGAGGTCGATTATGAAGAAAACAGCAAGTATGATAGCAATTATTGTACTGGCCTTGGCGTTGCCTGCCCGGGCCGAGATGACCCTGAATATCAAGCTCGACTTTTTTGGCCCGTTGGCGGCCGAAAACGTGAAGTCCAATGTCACCACGTCGTTCTACCTCAAGTCAATGGTGCAACGCAACCTGCAAGTCACTTTTTCGTCTGAAGCTCTGCAGGCTGAATTGCAAAAAACTTTCAACGCGCCCAAAGTTTCATTGCTGGCCGCGGGCGACCTGGTATGGAAATCGGGCGGAGAGCCGTCGGTCATGCAGATCGTGCAAATCGACGGCCGGGATTATGCCTTGATCCTGACCCCCTTGCCCAAGCCGGGAGCGGTGAATTTCAAGGTCGGCGTGGTGGAGGAAAACAATCAGAAGAACATCAAGAACATTCTCCTCGACACCGAAATCGTGCTGCCGGACCGGGAGGTAGCCGTGCTGGGCTTCCGCGATGCGCAGGAAAACAGTTACTTCATCGCCTTTTATGTGCAGGGGCGCGATGACAAGATAAGCAAGGATGTGCTGCAGCTATTGGCTAGCCAAAAGCCGAGGAAAATCAAGGAAATCAAACCGGTTTATCCTCAGAATGCTTTAATGAACAGGATCCAGAGCGTGGTGACGCTCAATGTCGAAACCGATGCGAACGGCCAGGTGCAACTGGCCGAAGTGATTTCGGGGCACCCTCTGTTCAACGATGCCGCGATCAGGGCAGTCAGGCAATGGGTTTATGAGCCCTATATCGTGAATGGCGTGGCCAAGGCTGTGGCATTCACCGTTACGGTCACCTTCAAATTGAATGACGATGCAGAGGCTAAAAATGATAATAACGCACTGACTCGTCTCCGAAGTAGTCAAAGACCGCGATTAATCAAAAAAGTATTACCGGTTTACCCGACCGCGGCGCTGGAAAAGAAAATTGAGGGTATTGTGATATTGGAAGCCACGATCAATGAAAAAGGTATAGTAACGGACGCCCGGTTGATTAAGTCGCCCGATCCGCTCCTAACCGATGCCGCCTTGAATGCCGTGAAGCAATGGGTATATGAACCCTATATTATGGATGGCAAGGCCGAACCCTTGATTTTCACGGTTACGGTCACCTTTGGCTTGAATGATGAACCAGAAGCAAAAAAAAATAATAACGCTCTGGTTCATCTCCAGGATGGCCAACGGCTTCGTCTGATCAAAAAAGTTAAACCGGCTTATCCGATAATGGCGCTGAAAAAGAGGATTGAGGGTACCGTTGTATTGGAGGCTACGATCGATGAAAAAGGCATGGTGACGGATGCCCGGATGATCACCGCGACCGATACGCACCTGGTCAGCGCCGCTATTGCCGCGGTAAAACAATGGGTTTATGAGCCCTATGTCGAGAATGGCAAAGCCAAGCCCGCGGCTTTCACGGTTACGGTTACCTTCGCACTTAACAAGAAATAAGGAATATCAGCGGCTGCGGTTGAGTACCGTGAAGCGGCGCTCCAGGCGCCTTCCCTGGTCGTCGATGAGCACCAGCAGGTGCGGGCCCGGCGCCGGGTCGACGCTGATCTGGTGGAACTGGCGGGTAGCGGTTATGTAGCGGTCGTCGATGTGCCAGTAGATAGTGGTTTCGGGCTGGCGGTGAACGGCTTCAAAGACCACCTGCCCCGGTTTGCCGTCGAGGTCGACGGGGATATAGACGGCGGTGTTCATTTCGGGATAGACCAGGCTCATCACCTGCTTGCCGCTCTCGGCTTGGAGCAGTTCGGCGCAATCGCGGCGGAAAGGCGGCAGGGCGCGGTATTCCGGGTGATAGCGGCGGAAATAGTATTCGGGCAGCGGCGGCAGGACGAACCAGGGGACATGGACCATGCGCCCGACCGATTCGCAGCGCGAATCGACGCGAAAGCGTCGGCTCAGTTCCAGGTGGATCAGTTGGTGATAGGGGCAGCTTATCGTGAAATGGCTCTCGCGCGGCATCAGCGTGCGCACGGCCGGGCAAAGATCGGTAGCCAGGAAACCGGAATCGCGGCAGACGCTGATCTCCTGTAGCCAAAGGTTGGGCGCCGTTACCGCGCCCCCGGTATCGAGCGCCTGCAGGATGTCGAAAAGCACCGGGGCGGATGTGGAGAGGCCGGTCAGGTTGGGATTGCCTTCGCCATCGGCGTTTCCCGCCCAGACCCCCACCGTGTAAGCCGGAGTCATGCCGATCGACCAGGCGTCCCTGAGGCCGAAGCTGGTGCCTGTTTTCCAGGCCACCCATTTCGAGGAGTTGAACTGCTTCCAGAAACCCTCCTGGTCGGACCGGTTCACCTCGGTCAAGGCTTCCAGGGTGAGATAGGCGGCGGCCGGGCCGAGATCGATCATCGGCAGGGGACGGACCGCGTCTTCGGGCAGCAGGCGGATTTCGCTCCGCCGGCCGGCGTCGCCCATGGCCAGCTGGACAAGGCCGGCATACATGCGGGTAACCTCGTACAAAGTTCCCTCGGCGCCGCCCAGGATGAGGGTCAAACCGTAGCCGCCCGGAGGCCGGGTGAGGGTGGTCATGCCCCATTTTTTCAATAGGTTGTAGAAACGGGGAATGCCGTACTGCCGCAGCATGTGGATGGCCGGGATGTTGAGCGACCAGGCCAGGGCCTCGCGGGCCGGCACCGCTCCGCGGAAGCGGCGGTCGAAATTTTCGGGGATGTAGCCGCTGAAATGGACCGGGGTGTCGGCGACCAGGGTGCGCGGTGTCAGGCCTCCCTCGTGCAGCAGGGCGGCGTAGAGGAAGGGTTTGAGAATGCTGCCGGTGCTGCGCGGGCTTTGGATCAGGTCGACATCCTGGCCGTGCTCGGCCGTGCGCTCGCGGCAGACGTTGCCGACGTAAGCGGCGACGGTTCCCTGCCGGTTGTCGATGACCAGGGCGGCCAGGTTGCGGATATTTTTTTCCAGAAGTTTTTCACCTTCGCTCTGGACGATGCGCAGCAGAATTTCCTGCAGGCGCGGCTGGATTTGGGTCTGAAACACGTATTCACCGGGTTTCATGGCCGCCAGGGTGGAGAGGAGGTGCGTCGCCAGCCGCGGCACCGGACCGGGGCGGCCGGGAATCTTTTCGGCGCGGGCCAGCACGTACTCCAGGGGAGAAACGATCTTCCGCTGGCGCAGGCGCTCCAGCAGGCGGTCTCTTTTCTCCCGCAGCCGCCGCCTGTTGGTTTCGCCGCTGACAAGACCGGGGTCGTTGGGCAGGACGGCCAGGAATGCCGCCTCGGCCCAGCTGAGCGTCTCGGCGCTGCGATTGAAATAGAACCAGGAGGCGGCGTCGATGCCGACGATATTGCCGCCGAAGGGGGCGTGGGCCGCATACAGCTCCAGTATCTCTTTCTTTGAGCAGGACATTTCCAGGCGCAGGGCCAGGAACATCTCGCGCACCTTTTCCAGGAACGTGCGGCCGCGGTTTTTCCGGGCGCTGCGGATGACTTGCATGGTGATGGTGCTGCCGCCGCTGACGATGCGCCGCTGCTTCAGGTTCTGCGCCGCGGCGCGCGCGATGGCCAGCAGGTCGACTCCCGGATGCAGGAAAAAGCGCCGGTCTTCGTATTCCAGCAGCACTTGGAAAAAGCGTCTCGGGATGGATTTCAGCCGCACGAAGCGCCATTGCTCGTCAGTGGCCAGCCGTGCGTCCAACAGCCTGCCATCGGCCGCCAAGAGCACCGTCGAGAGCGGATCGTTGAACAGCGGTCTGGGCAGCGAAAACCAAAAAACCAATGCCAGAGCGGCCAGCGCCCCGAGCGCCAGCAGCAGACGTCTTCTACCTTGGCGCGCGCGCTTGCTCAGCGGACGATCTCCAGCCATTTGCCGGTACTGTTGGCGTGAACGGCTGAATCGTACATCGATTCGATGGCGATGCCCGGCAAATAGAACTTACCGCTGTAGGAGGCGTTCAGCACCACGGTAATGGTTTTCTTGGCCCCGCCGTTCAGGGCCAGGTAGGTGTAGATGCGGTCGTCGCGGACATCCTGGTAATCGAAGTAGTTCCGGGCCGGCTCGCCCTCAATCAGGCGCGGGTTGGCTATCTGGCAGCCGGCGGGCACCATGTGGGTCAGAGCCAGGTTGCTCAGGTTGTTCTGGGTGAGATTGCTGACGCTGATCCTGACCTGGAAATCGCTCCCCTGGGCCAGCCGCTCCATGGGCAGGGGTTCGCCCGCCATGTTCAGGTACTCGACATGAAAGCCGATGTTGCTCTCCGCCGCTTTTTCCCTGCCGGCGGGAACGACTCCCGACTTGTAGATGGTCAGGTAGAGCGGGTTCTGCCCCGGATTGCTGACCGTCAATTTTCGCTCTGCGGCCGTAAACGGAGAAACCAGTTTCTGGAAAAAGGGGACCGTGGCGACGATTTCCTCGCCCGACTCTTTGTCCCAAGCCATTTTGAAGCGGAAGGGGTTGGCTGGGGAACCGCCGTAATAAACGGCCAGGGCCATCAGCGAATAGGCCGTTTCCTGGGTCGAATACCAGGTGTCGCGGCCCAGCTCCCTGGCGATCTCCTCCACCATTTTTTTGGCGCGGTCGGCTTTGCCCATCTCAACCAGGGTGCGGATAACGATGGCTTTGTCGCGCAAGGCCGAACCGAAGGTATTCCGGTCATCGTGGTAGTCGGCCACCTGCCACTGGCAGTTTTTGAGCAGGTCCTCGGCCGCGTCGGCCTGGCCGCTGGCCTGAAAGGCTCCGGCCAGAAGAATCGTCGCGACACTGTCCAGCCCCCGCATTTCGCGCAGCCGGTTCATGGCGCCCAGGTCGGGGTCCCTGGCCAGGGCCAGCGTGTAGAGCCGGTCGGCCTGGTTGAGCCGGCTCTGCATGTCGCCCTCGGTCCAGGAGTTGGCCAGCGATTTCTGGAATTTCTTCCATTGCTCCATCATGGCGCCGGGAACGTGGAATCCCAGGCGCGCCGCTTCCAGCAGGAAATAACCCGCATAGGAGCTGGTCCATTCGTGGACGTCGTTCTCGCCCGGCCAATAGGAGAAGCCGCCGCTGCTCGTCTGGAAACCGCGCAGCTTCTCGATGGCCACGTTGATGTGTTTTTCCACCTGTTTTTGTTCCTCGGCCGAGAGCTTGAGCAGCAGTTTCAGGTACAGCTGCGGGAAGGCGGTCGACAGGGTCTGTTCCAGGCAGCCGTGGGGATAGTGGATCAAGAACTGCAGCCGCTTTTGCAGCTGGAAGGGAGGGAGCGTCGATGCCTCGAGCGCCACCTCATTGGTGCCTTTGATGCCGATGGACGTCACCTGGATCTCCCGGGTCTGCCCGGGGGGTATTTCCATGCGGCTCGATTCGATCAGCTTGGGGTTGGCGGCGATGACCGAGATGTGGATCTCGCTTTCGGCGCGGCGCGAGCCGCTGGAAGCCTGGATGCGCACCGAACCCTGCCCCAGCGCCGATGTGGCGTTGATGCGGAAGGTGACGATCTTGTCTCCCGGGGCGGAAAAATTGACCGTCTTGGCCGTGGGCGGGGTGGCCAGGAAGAGGTCGCTGGTAGTCAGCGACACCTGCACGCTGCGGATGTCGGGATTGGAGACGAATACGGAGACCGGCAAATCGAAAACCTCGT
The sequence above is drawn from the Candidatus Aminicenantes bacterium genome and encodes:
- a CDS encoding energy transducer TonB, with protein sequence MKKTASMIAIIVLALALPARAEMTLNIKLDFFGPLAAENVKSNVTTSFYLKSMVQRNLQVTFSSEALQAELQKTFNAPKVSLLAAGDLVWKSGGEPSVMQIVQIDGRDYALILTPLPKPGAVNFKVGVVEENNQKNIKNILLDTEIVLPDREVAVLGFRDAQENSYFIAFYVQGRDDKISKDVLQLLASQKPRKIKEIKPVYPQNALMNRIQSVVTLNVETDANGQVQLAEVISGHPLFNDAAIRAVRQWVYEPYIVNGVAKAVAFTVTVTFKLNDDAEAKNDNNALTRLRSSQRPRLIKKVLPVYPTAALEKKIEGIVILEATINEKGIVTDARLIKSPDPLLTDAALNAVKQWVYEPYIMDGKAEPLIFTVTVTFGLNDEPEAKKNNNALVHLQDGQRLRLIKKVKPAYPIMALKKRIEGTVVLEATIDEKGMVTDARMITATDTHLVSAAIAAVKQWVYEPYVENGKAKPAAFTVTVTFALNKK
- the pbpC gene encoding penicillin-binding protein 1C, with amino-acid sequence MAGDRPLSKRARQGRRRLLLALGALAALALVFWFSLPRPLFNDPLSTVLLAADGRLLDARLATDEQWRFVRLKSIPRRFFQVLLEYEDRRFFLHPGVDLLAIARAAAQNLKQRRIVSGGSTITMQVIRSARKNRGRTFLEKVREMFLALRLEMSCSKKEILELYAAHAPFGGNIVGIDAASWFYFNRSAETLSWAEAAFLAVLPNDPGLVSGETNRRRLREKRDRLLERLRQRKIVSPLEYVLARAEKIPGRPGPVPRLATHLLSTLAAMKPGEYVFQTQIQPRLQEILLRIVQSEGEKLLEKNIRNLAALVIDNRQGTVAAYVGNVCRERTAEHGQDVDLIQSPRSTGSILKPFLYAALLHEGGLTPRTLVADTPVHFSGYIPENFDRRFRGAVPAREALAWSLNIPAIHMLRQYGIPRFYNLLKKWGMTTLTRPPGGYGLTLILGGAEGTLYEVTRMYAGLVQLAMGDAGRRSEIRLLPEDAVRPLPMIDLGPAAAYLTLEALTEVNRSDQEGFWKQFNSSKWVAWKTGTSFGLRDAWSIGMTPAYTVGVWAGNADGEGNPNLTGLSTSAPVLFDILQALDTGGAVTAPNLWLQEISVCRDSGFLATDLCPAVRTLMPRESHFTISCPYHQLIHLELSRRFRVDSRCESVGRMVHVPWFVLPPLPEYYFRRYHPEYRALPPFRRDCAELLQAESGKQVMSLVYPEMNTAVYIPVDLDGKPGQVVFEAVHRQPETTIYWHIDDRYITATRQFHQISVDPAPGPHLLVLIDDQGRRLERRFTVLNRSR